tacaaggggacacaggtggaaacttagtgcccaaatgagccacagagatattagaaagaactttttagtgtcagagtggtggacaaatggaatgcattaggaagagatgtggtggaggctgactccatacacagtttcaagtgtagatatgatagagcccaataggctcaggaatctgtacacgtgttgattgacggttgagaggcgggaccaaagagccagagctcaacccccgcaagcacaactaggtgagtacacacacacacacacacacacacacacacacacacacacacacactgtgtgtgtgtgtgtgtgtgtgtgtgggtgggcgaggacaagtatactgagaatgacaaagaggtgtgtgaaaacctcaacaaaaggttccaggaggtctttacaatagaacagggagaagtcacggcgctaggagaggtggtagCAAACCAGGTTACCTTGGAAAggatcgaaattacaagagatgaggtcaagaagcacctattggagctggatgtgagaaaagctgttgggccggacggaatctcaccatgggtattgaaagagtgtgcaggagcactttgcttgccactctccatagtgtatagtaggtcactggaaatgggagacctgccagaaatatggaagactgctaatgtagtaccaatatacaaagagggtgacagacaagaggcactgaactacaggccactgTCCTTatattgtataccatgcaaggtgatggagaagattgtgagaaaaaacctagtaatacatctggagagaagagacttcgtgacaacccatcaacatgggatcagggagggtaaatcttgccctacaggcttgatagaattttaacgatcaggtgacaaagattaagcaggaaagagaaggatgggcggactgcatttatttggactgtcggaaagcctttgacacagttccccataaaagattgatacataagctggagaaacaggcaggagtaactggtagggcgccccagtggataagggagtaactaagcaatacgaagcagagagttacagtgaagggaTGAGACCTTagagtggcgtgaagtcaccagtggagtcccacagggctctgtactcggacctatcctgtttctgatatacgtaaatgatctcccagagggtatagactcattcctctcaatgtttactgacgacgccaaaattatgagaaggattaagacagaggtggacagcttgaggcttcaagaagacctggacaagctgcaggaatggtcgaacaagtggctgttcgagtttaacccaaacaaatgtaatggaatgaagataggggtaggaagtaggagaccagatacaaggaatcatttaggagatgaaatacttcatgtgtcagagagagagaaagacctgggggttgatatcacgccagacctgtcccctgaagctcatatcaagaggataacatcagcagcatatgccaggttggctaacataagaaaggtcttaagaaacttgtgtaaggaatctttcagaacattatataccacatatgtcagatcaatcctggagtatgcggctccagcatggagtccatatctagtcaagcataagactaaactggaaaaggttcaaaggtttgctaccagtctagtacctgagctgagaggtatgagctacgaggagagactacgggaattaaacctcacttcgttagaagacagaagagttaggggggacatgatcaccacattcaagattctgaagggaattgatagggtagataaagacaggctatttaacacaaggggcacacgtacaaggggacacaggtggaaactgagctcccaaatgagccacagagatattagaaagaacttttttagtgtcagagtggttgacaaatggaatgcattaggaagtgatgtggtggaggctgactccatacacagtttcaagtgtagatatgatagagcccaataggctcaggaatctgtacacgtgttgattgacggttgagaggcgggaccaaagagccagagctcaacccccgcaagcacaactaggtgaacacacacacacacacacacacatacacacacacacacacacacacacacacacacacacacacacacacacacatacacacacacacacacacacacacacacacacacacacacacacacacacacacacacacacacacacacacacacatagtatcTACATAttctgtagatatgatagagccccgtaggctcaggaatctgtacacctgttgattgacggttgagaggcgggaccaaagagccagagctcaacccccgcaaacacaactaggtgagtacaactatgtgagtacagtgtgtgtgtgtgtgtgggtgggcgtggacaggtacacagaaaatgacaaagaggtgtgtgaaaacctcaacaaaaggttccaggaggtttttTCAATAGaagagggagaagtcacggcgctaggagaggtggtagCAAACCAGGGGACCTTGGAAAggatcgaaattacaagagatgaggtcaagaagcacctattggagctggatgtgagaaaagctgttgggcaggATGGGATCTCACTattggtattgaaagagtgtgcaggagcactttgcttgccactctccatagtgtatagtaggtcactggaaatgggagacctgccagaaatatggaagactgctaatgtagtaccagtaagcaaaaagggtgacagacaagaggcactgaactacaggccagtgtccttatcttgtataccatgcaaggtgatggagaagattgtgagaaaaaacctagtaacacatctggagagaagagacttcgtgacaacccatcaacatgggttcagggagggtaaatcttgccctacaggcttgatagaattgtacgatcaggtgacaaagattaagcaagaaagagaaggatgggcggactgcatttttttggacagtcggaaagcctttgacacagtaccccataaaaggttgatacataagctggagaaacaggcaggagtaactggtagggcgccccagtggataaggaagtaacttagcaataggaagcagagagttacagtgaaggggtgagacctcagaatggcgtgaagtcaccagtggagtcccacagggctctgtactcggacctatcctgtttctgatatacgtaaatgatctcccagagggtatagactcattcctctcaatgtttactgacgacgccaaaattatgagaaggattaagacagaggaggacagcttgaggcttcaagaagacctggacaagctgcaggaatggtcgaacaagtggctgttagagtttaacccaaacaaatgtaatgtaatgaagatagttgtaggaagtaggagaccagatacaaggtatcatttaggagatgaaatacttcatgtgccagagagagagaaagacctgggggttgatatcacgccagacctgtcccctgaagctcatatcaagaggataacatcagcagcatatgccaggttggctaacataagaaaggccttaagaaacttgtgtaaggaatctttcagaacattatataccatatatgtcagaccaatcctggagtatgcggctccagcatggagtccatatctagtcaagcataagactaaactggaaaaggttcaaaggtttgccaccagactagtacccgagctgagaggtatgagctacgaggagagactacgggaattaaacctcacttcgttagaagacagaagagttagggggacatgatcatcacattcaagattctgaagggaattgatagggtaggtaaagaaaggctatttaacacaaggggcacacgtacaaggggacacaggtggaaactgagcgaccaaatgagccacagagatattagaaagaacttttttagtgtcagagtggatgacaaatggaatgcattaggaagtgatgtggtggaggctgactccatacacagtttcaagtgtagatatgatagagcccaataggctcaggaatctgtacacgtgttgattgacggttgagaggcgggaccaaagagccagagctcaacccccgcaagcacaactaggtgagtatacacacacacacacacacacacagtgtgtgtgtgtgtgtgtgtgtgtgtgggtgggcgaggacaagtacacagagaatgacaaagaggtgtgtgaaaacctcaacaaaaggttccaggaggtctttacaatagaacagggagaagtcacggcgctaggagaggtggtagcaaaccaggtgaccttggaaaggatcgaaattacaagagatgaggtcaagaagcacctattggagctggatgtgagaaaagctgttgggccggacggaatctcaccatgggtattgaaagagtgtgcaggagcactttgcttgccactctccatagtgtatagtaggtcactggaaatgggagacctgccagaaatatggaagactgctaatgtagtaccaatatacaaaaagggtgacagacaagaggcactgaactacaggcctctgTCCTtatcttgtataccatgcaaggtgatggagaagattgtgagaaaaaacctagtaacacatctggagagaagagacttcgtgacaacccatcaacatgggttcagggagggtaaatcttgccctacaggcttgatagaattttaacgatcaggtgacaaagattaagcaggaaagagaaggatgggcggactgcatttatttggactgtcggaaagcctttgacacagttccccataaaagattgatacataagctggagaaacaggcaggagtaactggtagggcgccccagtggataagggagtaactaagcaataggaagcagagagttccaGTGAAGGGATGAGACCTTagagtggcgtgaagtcaccagtggagtcccacagggctctgtactcggacctatcctgtttctgatatacgtaaatgatctcccagagggtatagactcattcctctcaatgtttactgacgacgccaaaattatgagaaggattaagacagaggtggacagcttgaggcttcaagaagacctggacaagctgcaggaatggtcgaacaagtggctgttcgagtttaacccaaacaaatgtaatggaatgaagataggggtaggaagtaggagaccagatacaaggtatcatttaggagatgaaatacttcatgtgtcagagagagagaaagacctgggggttgatatcacgccagacctgtcccctgaagctcatatcaagaggataacatcagcagcatatgccaggttggctaacataagaaaggccttaagaaacttgtgtaaggaatctttcagaacattatataccacatatgtcagaccaatcctggagtatgcggctccagcatggagtccatatctagtcaagcataagactaaactggaaaaggttcaaaggtttgctaccagtctagtacctgagctgagaggtatgagctacgaggagagactacgggaattaaacctcacttcgttagaagacagaagagttaggggggacatgatcaccacattcaagattctgaagggaattgatagggtagataaagacaggctatttaacacaaggggcacacgtacaaggggacacaggtggaaactgagtgcccaagtgagccacagagatatttgaaagaacgtttttagtgtcagagtggttgacaaatggaatgcatcaggaagtgatgtggtggaggcacaaggaaaaggcgcaggcagagggaagggagccagggaacctcaacccCCAACTCAGCAATCCCAGTGGGGAGTGTGGAACCCCAACCCAGCACCTCAGGAACGAACCCCAGAGGGATCTGCAACATCCCAACTCACCACCTTATAGGTGGGAGTTCCACCATTCCACCCaattccaccctccctccctaccccgagTTCCCCCTTCCCACCCACCCCCTGGTCTTCCTCCTGCTCCAAGCCGGCCCAGACACGAACTAGGTCCTCCATCCCTCACCCCAGTTctaagccatcctccccctgcccctcctacccacccacccccgcctccctcagaaccccttgtaactaccccacaggaggatgagcagCAGCAATGgtcatggaacagcttcctgcactagtggggagggtgggtgaaaatgtacataggaaagtgagcttcaaggtaatgtactcaatcattgatgggattaccaacaaagcaagggaactggcagaaagggtgcaggaagaaaacccagatgtaataggactcacaaaaACAAAATTATCAGGAGTCATAataaatgctgtgtttccaaaggacttttatatagtaaggaaagagagagatgggagtggaggaggaggtgtggctctgctgataagaaaggACTGGAGCTtcgaagagatggaaattccgggctgcaacggattcagagattatttAACcgaaactatgacaatgggtggacctaagataatagtggcagtcgttTACAAacctccattaaatgacagaagacccagacaagagttcgtcagaaacaacatggctaccaaaaaacataatagaaagagcagcttcagttgcttgcaggaatggatccatactcttaatcatgggcgatttcaaccatgtaaagatagactgggagaatggggacccacatggaggtgaagacacatggagatctaaacttttggaagtgagtacaaggatgtttctgagccaacatgtcaaggggcccaCAAAAATGAGAGGAAACaaagaaccagctagactcgacctgattttcaccttaaatgactcagaaataagggaagtcgaatatgaagcccccataggaaagagtgaccacagtgtattgatatttgagtaactggtagaagtagggataacctatccaaggttgggattggaaggaaaacgactaaattgccgaagaggaaattatgacgagatgaggaatttcctaatgggaataccatgggaaacaactCAGAGAaacgactgtacaggatatgatggattatgtcactcagaagtgtcaggaggctgcagacaggtttatcccagtccaaaaatgtgaaaaatgaaaagcaacagaagaatccttgGTTCAACGAGGAATGTGCAGCAgtaaagcaattgagtaaaagaacatggcgaaactacaggaacaacagaacaccagagagcaggcagAGATACCAGGGGTCCAGAAATGagaacatcagagtgaggagagagagaggcagtacgaaaatgacatcgcaagtaaagccaagacccaaccaaaactgctcctcagccacatcaggaggaaaacagcagtgaaggaacaagtgatgaaaccgagaaaaggggagaacagatacacacagaacgacaaagaggtgtatgaagaactcaacaagagattccaggaggtcttcacaatagaacaaggagaggtccctgcactaaatgaggaggcaaaccgaacacCCTTGCaggaaatttacctcaccagtgatgaggtcaaaaggaatctgttggagctgaatgtgtcaaaggctgttggtGCTGAAGGAATCTCatcgtggattctaaaagaaggtgcagaagcattaagtgtgccactctctatggtgtataacaggtcaccggaaacgggagaccttccagaaagctggaagacagctaatgtagtcccaatttacaaaaagggtggcAGGCaataggcactgaactataggccagtttccctaacttgtataccaagcaagatgatggagaagattgtgaggaaaaggctcgtagagcatctggagggaaacagctaagtgacacaccaccagcatgggttcagagatggtaaatcgtgcctcacaggcctaatagaattctatgaccaagcaggcaggagtaaaaggtagggtgctccagtagataagggagtatctaagccataggaaacagcgagtaacggtgaggaggaaggcatcagagtggcgcgatgtcaccagcggggttccacagggcactatacttggacccatcctgtttctagtatatgtaaacgaccttccagagagtatagactcattcctctcaatgtttgctgatcacgcaaaaattatgagtagaatcaaaacagatgaagatagacagagaccacaggacgacctggacaaactggaggaatggtctagaaaatggctgctaaagttcaactcaggaaagtgtaaagtaatgaaattaggcgaagggagcaggaggctgaacacaatgtaccatctgggaggtgaaatcctgcaagagtcaaatagagagaaagatctagtggtcgatatcacaccgaacctgttccaagaggcccacattaaaaggatatcatcaccggcatatgctagactggccaatataagaactgcctttagaaacttgtgtaaggaatcgttcaggaccctgtataccacttatgtaagaccaatcctggagtatgcagctccagcctggagtccatacctagttaaacacaagacgaagttagagaagattcagcggtatgccaccagactggtcccggaactgagaggaatgagttacgaggaaaggctaagggagctgaacctcacaaccctggaaaacagaagagacgTGAGGAGACGGGGAGacgtgataaccacctacaaaattctcaggggaattgattggGTGGACAAAAACTCTTTAgcgtgggtggaacacgaacaaggggacacagatggaaacttagtatccagatgagccagagagacgttagaaagaattttttcagtgtccgggtagttaacaaatggaatgtattaagtaGTGttttgatggaggctgactccatacacagtttcaaatgcagatatgatagaacccaataagctcaggaatccgtacaccagttgattgacagttgagaggcgggaccaaagagccagagctcaacccccccaaacacaactaggtgagtactgaaatcacaatagcatgatgcatcatatgaacaaatccacaagagctgtgacgagggttcgaatctacgtccaaGGTGATCCCTGACGCTGCCTTGATCAACTGAGCTACAAcaaggtcaaaagaattgcaactagaagttctactgaatttaATTGGATCCTGCAgcatctccgagacacaaactaggGTTTTACTCAATTCCTCTATGCACCATGCGGAAATTGATGAAACACCAGATGATGATGTTATTGAAACACccactgctgcagctgctgttgttgatgAAACACCCAGTGCTGCAGGTGCTGTTGATGAATCTCCCAGTGCTGCAGCtgccgttgatgaaacaccctgtgctgctgctgccgttaatgaaacacccggtgctgcagctgtcgttgATGAAATACACAGTTCTGCtgccgttgatgaaacacccagtGCTGCAGCTACACTTGATGAAATACCCAGTGCTGCAGCTGCCGTTGATGAAACACTCAGTGCTGCATTtgccgttgatgaaacacccagtGCTGCAGCTGCTGTTAATGAAACTCCCAGTGCTGCTTCTGGAGTTGATGAAACACCCAGTGCTGCAGCTGCCATTGATGAAATACACAGTGCTGCAGCTGTCGTTAATGATACACCCAGTGCTGCTGCAGCCGATGATGAAATACACAATGTTGCTGCtgccgttgatgaaacacccggtgCTGCAGCTACTATTGATGAAACACCTGATGCTGCAGATGCCGTCGATGAAACACCCGGTTCTGCAGCTGCCGTTGAGGAAACGCACAGTGCTGCTCCTGCTGTTAATGAAAAACCCGCTGCTGCAGCtgccgttgatgaaacacccgctgctgctgctaccgtTGATGAGTTGATGAAACACCCAGCGCGGCAGCTGCCGTTGATGAAACACTCAGTGCTGCTTCTACTCTTGATGAAACTTCCAGTGCTGCAGATGCCGTTGATAAAACGCCCAGTGCTGCAGCGGCGGTTGATGAAACACCCGCTGCTTCGGCCGTTGATGAAACCCCCAGTGCTGTGCTGCTTCATCCATTGATGAAACACCCAGTGCTGTTTCggccgttgatgaaacacccagtGCTGCAACTGCCGTTGATGAAACACCTAGTGCTGCAGCTACGGTTGAAGAAACTGTGCTGCAGCTGCTGTTGAtgaaacaccaactgctgctgctgctgccatttatgaaacacccagtgctgcagctgccgttgatgaaacacccaaTGCTGCAGCtgccgttgatgaaacacccaaTGCTGCAGCTGCCTTTGATGAAACACCCAGTGCTGAAGCTGCCGTTCACGAAACACTCAGTTCTGTTGCCGCCGTTGATGAAACACCTATTGCTACAGCTGCCGTTAATGAAACACTCagtgctggtgttgctgttgatgaaacacccagtgctgcagctcccgttgatgaaacacccagtGCTACAGCTGCCTTTGATGAAACACACAGTGCTACAGCTGCCTTTGATGAAACACCCAGTGCTCCTGCTGCAGTTGATGAAACACCCagtgctggtgttgctgttgatgaaacacccagtgctgcagctcccgttgatgaaacacccagtGCTACAGCTGCCTTTGATGAAACACACAGTGCTACAGCTGCCTTTGATGAAACACCCAGTGCTCCTGCTGCAGTTGATGAAACACCCAGTACTGCTGCTGCCGTTGATGAAAAACCCAGTGCTGCAGCTGCTGTTGATGAAACACCCAGTGCTGCTGCtgccgttgatgaaacacccatTGCTGCAGCTGCCATTGATGAAACACCCCGTGTTGCAGCtgccgttgatgaaacacccagtACTGCTTCGGCTATTAATGAAACACCCAGTGCTACAGCTGCCGTTGATGAAACATCCAGTGCTGCAGCTGCCGTTGATGAAGCACCAAGTGCTGCATCTGCCGTTGATGAAACAGCCAATGCCGCAGCTACCGCATTGATGAAACACCCAGTGCTGCAGCTGACGTTGATGAAACACCCGATGCTGAAGCTGCCGTTGATGAACCACTCACTGTTTATGCTGCAGTTGATGATACActcagtgctgctgctgctgttgatgaaaCACCCTATTCATCAGCtgccgttgatgaaacacccggtTCTGCACCTGATGTTGATGAAACACCCAGTGATGCAGCTGCCGTTGATGAAACACACATTGCTGTAGCtaccgttgatgaaacacccagtGCTGCAGCTGCTATTGATGAGACACCCGGTGCCGCTGTTATcgttgatgaaacacccagtGCAGTAGCTGCAGTTAATGAAATACCCATTGTTGCAGCtaccgttgatgaaacacccagCGCGGCAGTtgccgttgatgaaacacccagtGATGCAGCTGCCGTTGACGAAACACCCATTCCTGCAGCTATCATTGATGAAACACCCAACGCTGCAGCtgccgttgatgaaacacccggtgGTGCAGCTACCGTTGATGAAACACACAGTGCTGCAGCTGCTGTTGATGAAACACCCAGTGCTCTTGccaccgttgatgaaacacccggtgttgcagccaccgttgatgaaacacccggAATTACAGCtaccgttgatgaaacacccggtACTGCAAccaccgttgatgaaacaccccAGTGCTGCAGCCAGCGTTGATGAAACACCCGGAACTGCAGCTACCGATGATGAAACACCCGGTGCTGCAGCCACCGTTGATAAAACACCCGGTACAGCAGCTACCTTTGATGAAGCACTCAGTGCTGCAGCTACCGTTGATGAAGCACCCGGTGCTGCAGCCACCGTTGATGAAGCATCCGGTGATGCAGCTACCGTTGATGAAGCACCCGGTGCTGCAGCCACTGTTGATGAAACACACTGTGCTTCAGCG
This genomic window from Procambarus clarkii isolate CNS0578487 chromosome 26, FALCON_Pclarkii_2.0, whole genome shotgun sequence contains:
- the LOC123749222 gene encoding calphotin-like; this encodes MNDSFPSKRHGTSLRSRELEAMIGGFDKRRHGINRKLKPALKERRIITLTAKETSVRVADLKFDQVKSTSQSYIALLNTVETDPDEVSQIVDGISQYEEETQDIIDRLSTLARQSGSNTNSLQTFRLELDSLLKALSLKVQVQSAEWMTKVVVKRKLPRETLDKLCTMYNKTFLTLKEITEGLHTLVERQKANQGGEKVSNSSTNSHRNSAQVDTSVKPKMTLNKSNKFTSRTTPSTEKRSGNVGTYSMSPCEITNDLSSKENKSNKEIYLTSDEVKRNLLELNVSKAVGAEGISSWILKEGAEALSVPLSMVYNRSPETGDLPESWKTANVVPIYKKGGSISETQTRVLLNSSMHHAEIDETPDDDVIETPTAAAAVVDETPSAAGAVDESPSAAAAVDETPCAAAAVNETPGAAAVVDEIHSSAAVDETPSAAATLDEIPSAAAAVDETLSAAFAVDETPSAAAAVNETPSAASGVDETPSAAAAIDEIHSAAAVVNDTPSAAAADDEIHNVAAAVDETPGAAATIDETPDAADAVDETPGSAAAVEETHSAAPAVNEKPAAAAAVDETPAAAATVDELMKHPARQLPLMKHSVLLLLLMKLPVLQMPLIKRPVLQRRLMKHPLLRPLMKPPVLNCAAAAVDETPTAAAAAIYETPSAAAAVDETPNAAAAVDETPNAAAAFDETPSAEAAVHETLSSVAAVDETPIATAAVNETLSAGVAVDETPSAAAPVDETPSATAAFDETHSATAAFDETPSAPAAVDETPSAGVAVDETPSAAAPVDETPSATAAFDETHSATAAFDETPSAPAAVDETPSTAAAVDEKPSAAAAVDETPSAAAAVDETPIAAAAIDETPRVAAAVDETPSTASAINETPSATAAVDETSSAAAAVDEAPTDVDETPDAEAAVDEPLTVYAAVDDTLSAAAAVDETPYSSAAVDETPGSAPDVDETPSDAAAVDETHIAVATVDETPSAAAAIDETPGAAVIVDETPSAVAAVNEIPIVAATVDETPSAAVAVDETPSDAAAVDETPIPAAIIDETPNAAAAVDETPGGAATVDETHSAAAAVDETPSALATVDETPGVAATVDETPGITATVDETPATVDKTPGTAATFDEALSAAATVDEAPGAAATVDEASGDAATVDEAPGAAATVDETHCASATIDETPGAAVTIDETPSASAAVNGTPGAAAAVDETPSDAAPVDETPSASAAFDETPSAADSVDETPSTASAVYETPSAAAEVVETPSGAVDVDETPSAAATALMKRPLLLLLLMKHPVLLLMLMKHPILQLPLMKHPVLHLMLMKHPVLPLPLMKHPVLLQP